Below is a window of Streptomyces sp. NBC_00223 DNA.
CCCGTACAATGACCGGCCTTCCCTCAACTCTCCTGGTCCCTCACCCCGGTTGGCGACCGCGACGGCCCGGTCGGACCCCGAGGACGCGCGGTCGGCGACCGCGGAGGCCCAACCGGCCTCCGCGGTGGCTCAGTTGGTGACCGCGATATTGGCCAGGATCGACTCCGCCAACTCCGGGTCGCCCTCGACCTTCAGCCGCTCGTCACGGACCGCCGCGGGCTTGACCCGGCCCGCGAGCAGCCGCAGGAAGGTCTCCCAGTCGACCACGAAGGTCACCGCGGGGCCGAGCGAGACCGCCGAGTCGATGGAACCGCGGCCCTCCGCGTTGACCCGTACGGTCCGCATGAACTCCAGCGGGCCGTGCACGTCGAAGACCACCGCGGAGCCGGGCTTGGCCCCCGCGTCGTGCGCGACCAGCTTCGGCAGCGCGCCCAGCAGCCGGTCGCGGGCGAACACGGCGGCGGGCGAGGCGAGGTTGCCCGGAGTGTCGAGCGCCCGGCGCAGATCCTGCTCGTGCACCCACACGTCGAACACCCGCCCCCACAACTGGTCTTCGAGGGTGGTCTGCCCGCCGCTGATCGCGCGCACGTCGGCGTCGGGCTGCCGGGACTCGTTCCGCAGCTGCCGGGAGCGGCGGATGATCGTGTACTCCAGCTCCGAGGTCATCTCGGGCGCGGTGTGGTGCCGCCTGATGTCGACCGGGACCTCGGTGTAGCGGGCGGTCTCACTGGTGATGTGCCGCAGATCGCTGGGCAGGCTGTGGATCGGACGGGGATCGCCCAGCAGCTCGCACTCGAAGCCGATGATGTGGGACACGACGTCACGTACCGACCAGTAGGGGCACTCCGTGGGGCGGTTCCACTCCCCCTCGGTCAGCGGCGACACCAGTTCGTTGATGGACTCTATTGAGTGGGTCCAGGCGTCGATGTACGGCTGGAGCTTGCTGTGGACGGTCACGGGACCCCTCGACGGTCGGTGCGCGGTCGTGGTGGTTGGCGCCTAAGTTACGCTGCGCGCGGGCGCCCACGCAGTGCTTTCGAGTGACGATGGTAGGCCCGGCTTGACGACCCAACGTATGGGCGGTGTACAGATGCGCGCAACGCTGATGCAGATCGATGTGGACCCGAAGGAGTCGGCCGGCGACCGCCGGGACCGAGTGGCGGCTCTCGTACGCGGCCAGGTGGGCACGGATCTTGTCGTGCTGCCGGAGCTGTGGCCGGTCGGCGCGTTCGCCGTTGACGACTTCGCGGCGGCCGCGGAACGCGCGGTTGACGGCCCGACAGCCACCGCTATGGGCGCCGCCGCGCGCGCCGCGGGGGTGTGGCTGCACGCCGGTTCGGTGGTGGAACGCGACCTGGACGGATCGCTCTACAACACCTCGCTGCTCTTCGGACCCGACGGAGAGCTGCGGGCGACCTATCGCAAGATCCACCGTTTCGGCTTCGACGAGGGCGAGGCGGTGCTGATGTCGGCGGGCACCCGGATCGTCACCGCGCGCCTCCCGGAGACCGTGCTCGGCCTCGCCACCTGCTACGACCTGCGCTTTCCCGAGCAGTTCCGGCTGCTGACCGCCGCCGGGGCGCAGATGCTGGTGCTTCCCGCCGGGTGGCCGGCCCGGCGGCTGGCGCACTGGCGGGTGCTGGTCCAGGCGCGGGCCGTCGAGTCGCAGGCGTATGTCCTGGCGTGCGGCACGGCGGGGACGCACGCCGGGGTGGAGCAGGCCGGGCACAGCATGGTGGTGGACCCGTGGGGCGAGGTGCTCGCCGAGGCGGGCCCCGGCGAGCAGGTGCTGACCGTCGAAATCGACCCCGCCCGGGTGACGGCCACCCGG
It encodes the following:
- a CDS encoding maleylpyruvate isomerase family mycothiol-dependent enzyme; this encodes MTVHSKLQPYIDAWTHSIESINELVSPLTEGEWNRPTECPYWSVRDVVSHIIGFECELLGDPRPIHSLPSDLRHITSETARYTEVPVDIRRHHTAPEMTSELEYTIIRRSRQLRNESRQPDADVRAISGGQTTLEDQLWGRVFDVWVHEQDLRRALDTPGNLASPAAVFARDRLLGALPKLVAHDAGAKPGSAVVFDVHGPLEFMRTVRVNAEGRGSIDSAVSLGPAVTFVVDWETFLRLLAGRVKPAAVRDERLKVEGDPELAESILANIAVTN
- a CDS encoding carbon-nitrogen family hydrolase; this translates as MRATLMQIDVDPKESAGDRRDRVAALVRGQVGTDLVVLPELWPVGAFAVDDFAAAAERAVDGPTATAMGAAARAAGVWLHAGSVVERDLDGSLYNTSLLFGPDGELRATYRKIHRFGFDEGEAVLMSAGTRIVTARLPETVLGLATCYDLRFPEQFRLLTAAGAQMLVLPAGWPARRLAHWRVLVQARAVESQAYVLACGTAGTHAGVEQAGHSMVVDPWGEVLAEAGPGEQVLTVEIDPARVTATRADFPVLRDRVLGLPTP